In Priestia megaterium NBRC 15308 = ATCC 14581, the following proteins share a genomic window:
- a CDS encoding pyridoxal phosphate-dependent decarboxylase family protein: protein MAPFEKWFLSSSKESLENYEAMMGGMTEMIKRHYHTLKSPYTHIDVDELSNLVNRAVYFSEHEQPLEDLFDDVQAVVMDHSLHVSHPGAMAHLHCPPIIPALAAEVMISALNQSMDSWDQSPAATYIEDQVIDELTQQIGYPSSSSGVFTSGGTQSNYMGLLLARNEYCHAAFSIDVSEEGLPLQAKKLRIFCSEKAHFTVQQSAAQLGLGMNAVVSVKCNERHEMDIENLEEAIREVKAEGNLPFAVVATAGTTDFGSVDPLFEMSKLAKKEGLWLHADAAYGGALLFSHKYRERLKALERADSITMDFHKWFYQPVSCGAFLVKNSAMFKHIQLHADYLNPEEDEHVHLVDRSIQTTKRFDALKLWLTFRAVGTNEYGKMVDHTIETAKQTAEHLRKQRNITVLNDPYMNAVVFRYVPDTLYSDCQKQQHYENKLNQRIQQHLYEKGTFIMAKTKHKEQAYLKLTMLNPMITVDSVATQLEEVVALGKELEKKEERLRERTVIG from the coding sequence ATGGCGCCGTTTGAAAAGTGGTTTTTATCATCATCCAAAGAAAGCCTCGAGAATTATGAAGCCATGATGGGCGGAATGACAGAGATGATTAAACGTCACTACCATACACTAAAATCCCCTTATACTCACATAGACGTTGACGAACTATCGAACTTAGTCAATCGTGCGGTCTATTTTAGCGAACACGAACAGCCGCTAGAAGATCTGTTTGATGACGTACAAGCCGTAGTGATGGATCATTCGCTTCATGTTTCGCATCCCGGGGCAATGGCACACTTGCATTGTCCTCCGATTATACCGGCCCTTGCTGCGGAAGTGATGATTTCTGCTTTGAATCAATCTATGGACTCGTGGGATCAAAGTCCGGCAGCTACGTATATAGAAGATCAAGTGATTGATGAGTTAACACAACAAATTGGTTATCCAAGCTCTTCTTCCGGCGTTTTTACAAGCGGAGGGACTCAGTCGAATTATATGGGCCTTCTGCTTGCTCGTAATGAATATTGTCATGCTGCATTTTCAATTGATGTTAGTGAAGAAGGTTTACCGCTCCAAGCTAAAAAACTGCGGATTTTCTGCTCCGAAAAAGCCCACTTTACGGTGCAGCAATCTGCAGCTCAGCTTGGGCTGGGCATGAATGCAGTGGTGAGTGTAAAGTGCAATGAAAGGCACGAGATGGATATAGAAAATTTAGAAGAAGCAATACGGGAAGTTAAAGCAGAGGGAAACCTTCCCTTTGCTGTTGTAGCAACGGCAGGCACGACGGATTTTGGAAGCGTAGATCCTCTTTTTGAAATGAGTAAGCTAGCTAAAAAAGAAGGACTTTGGCTTCATGCTGACGCCGCTTATGGAGGAGCGCTGCTATTTTCACATAAATATCGTGAACGCTTAAAAGCTCTTGAACGGGCAGATTCTATTACGATGGATTTTCATAAGTGGTTTTATCAGCCGGTAAGCTGCGGGGCATTTCTAGTGAAGAATTCAGCTATGTTCAAACACATTCAGCTTCATGCAGATTATTTAAATCCTGAAGAAGATGAGCATGTACATTTGGTAGATCGCAGTATTCAAACGACCAAACGATTTGACGCCTTGAAGCTATGGCTGACTTTCCGTGCAGTAGGTACAAATGAGTATGGAAAAATGGTTGATCATACGATTGAAACGGCTAAGCAGACAGCTGAACATTTACGAAAGCAGAGGAATATTACGGTGTTAAATGATCCTTATATGAACGCGGTTGTATTTCGCTATGTGCCAGATACTTTATATAGTGATTGTCAAAAACAGCAGCACTATGAAAATAAGTTAAATCAGCGTATTCAGCAGCATTTATATGAAAAAGGCACTTTTATCATGGCAAAAACAAAGCATAAAGAGCAAGCTTATTTAAAGCTAACGATGTTAAATCCTATGATTACAGTTGATTCTGTTGCCACTCAGTTAGAGGAAGTCGTGGCTTTAGGAAAAGAGTTGGAGAAAAAGGAGGAGCGATTACGTGAACGCACAGTTATCGGCTAA
- a CDS encoding cryptochrome/photolyase family protein: MNKTIIVWIRKDFRLVDNPSLFHAAKEGMVVPVYIHDDYEESSMGSASKWWLHHALNDFKNSIEKIQGTLIVQKGNPKDVLQKLLHETNAQDIYWNRRYEPHVLKRDKELQAFFSEQQINIRTFEGFLLHEPWKITKENGDPYKVFTAYYKASQKHSVSSAVKKVTSIQASSKPVESLSVSDLDLLPSIPWDKTIKSTWEATEKGAIDVFKTFLKNKLLHYEKGRDFPAEALNSCLSPYFAAGQLSARVLYHYLRTKVEKVRSDAFEQQAEMFIRQLIWRDFAYQLLYHFPHTTTEPLNEKFKQFQWADGNEELQAWKNGKTGYPLVDAGMRELWETGFMHNRVRMVAASFLVKHLLIHWKHGANWFFDTLVDADLANNTMGWQWVAGSGADAAPYFRIFNPITQSEKFDREGEYIKKWLPELKHIPSSYIHKPWEAPADVLEKANVTLNKTYPTPIVDHKAARERALEHYQPIK, from the coding sequence ATGAATAAAACCATTATCGTATGGATTCGAAAAGATTTTCGGCTGGTTGATAACCCATCTCTATTTCACGCAGCTAAAGAAGGAATGGTTGTACCTGTTTATATCCATGATGACTATGAAGAAAGCTCAATGGGAAGTGCAAGTAAATGGTGGCTTCACCATGCGCTGAATGACTTTAAAAACTCGATCGAAAAAATACAAGGAACGCTGATTGTACAAAAAGGAAACCCTAAAGATGTGTTACAAAAACTACTCCATGAAACGAATGCCCAAGATATTTATTGGAATAGACGCTATGAACCACATGTGCTAAAAAGAGATAAAGAGCTTCAAGCTTTTTTTTCAGAGCAACAAATAAATATTCGCACATTTGAGGGGTTTCTCCTTCATGAACCTTGGAAAATCACAAAAGAAAATGGAGATCCTTATAAAGTGTTTACAGCTTACTATAAAGCTTCTCAAAAACATTCCGTATCTTCTGCTGTAAAAAAAGTTACTTCCATACAGGCTTCCTCTAAACCCGTTGAATCTCTTTCAGTCTCAGATCTCGATTTGCTTCCAAGCATACCGTGGGATAAAACGATTAAGTCGACGTGGGAAGCTACGGAAAAAGGCGCTATTGATGTGTTCAAAACGTTTTTAAAGAATAAGCTGCTTCATTATGAAAAAGGACGAGATTTTCCTGCTGAAGCATTAAATTCATGTCTATCTCCTTATTTCGCTGCAGGACAGCTCTCAGCTCGAGTTCTTTATCATTATTTGAGAACTAAAGTAGAAAAAGTACGTTCTGATGCTTTTGAACAGCAAGCTGAAATGTTTATTCGTCAACTTATATGGAGAGATTTTGCTTATCAGCTGCTTTATCATTTCCCGCACACTACAACTGAACCGCTTAATGAAAAATTCAAGCAATTTCAGTGGGCTGACGGCAATGAAGAGCTTCAAGCTTGGAAAAATGGAAAAACCGGCTATCCCCTTGTCGATGCCGGAATGCGGGAGCTGTGGGAAACAGGTTTTATGCACAATCGAGTTCGAATGGTAGCTGCTTCCTTTTTAGTAAAGCACCTTTTAATTCATTGGAAACACGGAGCAAATTGGTTTTTTGATACCTTAGTAGACGCAGATTTAGCTAATAACACAATGGGCTGGCAGTGGGTTGCAGGCTCGGGAGCAGACGCCGCGCCATATTTTCGTATTTTTAATCCAATTACTCAATCAGAAAAATTTGATAGAGAAGGAGAATATATTAAAAAGTGGCTTCCAGAGCTTAAGCATATTCCTTCTTCTTATATTCATAAACCTTGGGAGGCCCCAGCAGACGTATTAGAAAAAGCAAACGTTACGCTTAATAAAACATATCCGACTCCAATTGTCGATCATAAAGCAGCTAGAGAGCGAGCGCTAGAGCATTATCAGCCTATCAAATAA
- a CDS encoding copper homeostasis protein CutC: MILEVTAATLHDAKVAQEHGADRISLVTGIGEGGLTPSYGLMKKVKETIHIPIFVMIRPHNQSFQYDEDDLQTMIEDIHYAREIGIDGIEIGCLTEDKIIDEQALKRLLDAAGEMNVTFHLAFDEISDQEKALETLLSYKQIQRVMTSGADKSALNGIPHIKKLLRRMKDKDIILIGTKGLKPENLQAFLSVTPVKEIRIGSGVRVNCQYTKPLDPRSVKAAKETMNKQK; encoded by the coding sequence ATGATATTAGAAGTCACAGCTGCAACCTTACATGATGCTAAAGTTGCCCAGGAACATGGTGCCGATCGTATAAGTCTTGTAACTGGAATCGGAGAAGGCGGCTTAACCCCAAGCTACGGTTTGATGAAAAAAGTGAAAGAAACGATACATATCCCAATATTTGTGATGATTCGTCCACATAATCAATCTTTTCAATATGATGAAGACGATTTGCAAACAATGATTGAAGATATTCACTATGCAAGAGAAATTGGCATTGATGGAATTGAAATTGGCTGTTTAACAGAGGACAAAATTATCGATGAGCAAGCTTTAAAGCGACTGCTGGATGCGGCAGGAGAAATGAACGTAACGTTCCACTTAGCATTTGATGAAATCAGTGATCAAGAAAAGGCGCTTGAAACGCTTTTAAGCTATAAGCAAATTCAGCGTGTCATGACTTCAGGAGCGGATAAAAGTGCACTAAACGGTATTCCTCATATTAAAAAACTGTTAAGAAGAATGAAAGATAAAGATATTATTTTAATCGGGACAAAAGGGCTGAAACCTGAAAATCTTCAAGCGTTCTTATCCGTTACTCCCGTGAAAGAAATTCGTATCGGTTCAGGGGTTCGAGTGAATTGTCAATATACGAAACCGCTTGACCCAAGGAGTGTAAAAGCTGCAAAAGAAACGATGAATAAGCAAAAGTAA
- a CDS encoding aspartate aminotransferase family protein, protein MSTSTKQLTSNEMLLAMQNERESNARSYPRRLPIAIKQAKGAVITDMDGKEYIDCLAGAGTLALGHNHYVVHEAIQDVLAKSIPLHTLDLTTPVKEAFIDEVFASLPEQFANKAKIQFCGPTGGDAIEAALKLVKTATGNRTILSFQGGYHGSTHGTLSISGTTSPKKHIHALVPDTHFLPYPYEYRCPFGVGAEGHTYISTYIENMLDDPESGIVTPAGVVVEIVQGEGGSVPAPIPWLKELRRITKERNIPLIVDEVQTGIGRTGKLYAFEHADIQPDVLVLSKAIGGSLPLSVVLYDKKLDQWEAGAHIGTFRGNQLAMATGQATLQFIKQENLPAHAHELGAYIQSQLKHIQKQVFSIGDVRGRGLMLGVEIIDATKPANKIGSHPANGELAKLIQKECFDRGVILEVGGRHGAVIRLLPPLILTKQQTDEVLTRFEEAIKAAEEKWVNK, encoded by the coding sequence ATGTCAACGTCAACGAAACAACTTACATCAAACGAAATGCTGCTTGCTATGCAAAATGAACGTGAATCCAATGCAAGGTCTTATCCTAGACGCCTTCCTATTGCAATTAAACAAGCAAAAGGCGCCGTAATCACGGATATGGATGGAAAAGAGTATATTGATTGTTTAGCAGGAGCCGGCACGCTTGCTCTTGGTCATAACCATTACGTAGTCCATGAAGCAATACAAGACGTTTTAGCAAAATCTATTCCTTTACATACATTAGATTTAACAACGCCTGTGAAAGAAGCTTTTATCGATGAAGTATTTGCTAGTTTGCCAGAACAATTTGCAAACAAAGCGAAAATACAGTTTTGCGGTCCAACTGGAGGAGACGCAATTGAAGCGGCTTTGAAGCTTGTAAAAACAGCAACCGGCAACCGAACGATTTTATCTTTTCAAGGGGGATATCACGGCTCCACGCACGGAACGTTAAGCATCAGCGGTACAACGAGTCCCAAAAAGCACATTCATGCGCTAGTGCCCGATACACATTTTCTACCTTATCCATATGAATACCGCTGCCCGTTTGGCGTAGGTGCTGAAGGTCACACTTACATTAGTACATACATTGAAAATATGCTGGATGATCCTGAAAGCGGAATTGTTACTCCGGCGGGTGTTGTAGTAGAAATTGTGCAAGGAGAAGGAGGCTCTGTTCCGGCGCCGATTCCATGGTTAAAAGAGCTTCGCAGAATCACAAAAGAACGAAACATTCCGCTTATTGTCGATGAAGTTCAAACTGGAATTGGACGAACAGGAAAGCTGTATGCATTCGAGCACGCTGATATTCAACCGGATGTATTAGTGCTATCTAAAGCAATTGGAGGCAGCCTTCCTTTATCAGTCGTTCTATATGATAAAAAGCTGGATCAATGGGAAGCGGGTGCACATATCGGCACCTTTAGAGGAAATCAGCTTGCGATGGCTACAGGACAAGCCACTCTGCAATTTATAAAACAAGAAAACTTACCTGCACATGCTCATGAATTAGGAGCTTATATTCAGAGTCAGCTAAAACATATTCAAAAGCAAGTATTCTCAATTGGTGATGTACGCGGAAGAGGTTTGATGCTGGGCGTTGAAATCATAGACGCAACAAAGCCGGCTAATAAAATCGGCAGTCATCCTGCAAACGGTGAGTTAGCTAAGCTGATTCAAAAAGAATGTTTCGACAGAGGCGTCATTTTAGAAGTGGGTGGAAGACATGGTGCTGTTATTCGTCTGCTTCCTCCATTAATTTTAACGAAACAACAAACCGACGAAGTGTTGACAAGATTTGAAGAAGCGATAAAAGCAGCAGAAGAGAAGTGGGTGAATAAATAA